In Methanobrevibacter sp., one DNA window encodes the following:
- a CDS encoding hydroxymethylglutaryl-CoA synthase, with protein MVGIVGYGAHVPSYRIKVEEIAKVWGDDPVALSRGLVVNEKSVPSPDEDTATIAVTAARYALARAQIDPKDIGAVYVGSESHPYAVKPTASIVAEAVCATPKLTAADLEFACKAGTAGIQMSMGLVKSGMVDYALAIGADTSQGAPGDALEYTASAGGAAYIIGNDNTIADIEHTCSFTTDTPDFYRREGEPYPSHGGRFTGEPAYFKHVLSAAKMLLDETNTTPEDYDYACFHQPNGKFYLRAGKKLGFSSEQIERGLLTPNIGNTYSGAVPLALSNILDVAEPGDKIFVISYGSGAGSDGFSITVKDEIEERRELAPKTEDIISKKTYVDYAVYAKFKGKIKM; from the coding sequence ATGGTAGGAATAGTAGGATATGGGGCACATGTTCCCTCATATAGAATTAAAGTAGAAGAAATTGCTAAAGTATGGGGAGATGATCCTGTTGCTTTATCAAGAGGATTAGTTGTTAATGAAAAATCCGTACCTTCTCCTGACGAAGACACTGCAACCATTGCAGTTACTGCTGCTAGATATGCTCTAGCAAGAGCTCAAATTGATCCAAAAGATATTGGTGCTGTTTATGTTGGTTCAGAATCACATCCTTATGCAGTAAAACCGACTGCTTCTATTGTTGCTGAAGCGGTTTGTGCAACTCCAAAGTTAACTGCTGCTGATTTAGAATTTGCTTGTAAAGCAGGAACTGCAGGTATTCAAATGTCTATGGGACTTGTTAAATCAGGTATGGTTGATTATGCTTTGGCTATTGGTGCTGATACTTCTCAAGGTGCACCTGGTGATGCTTTAGAATACACCGCATCTGCTGGTGGTGCTGCTTACATTATTGGTAATGATAACACAATTGCTGATATTGAACACACTTGCAGTTTTACAACAGATACTCCTGATTTTTACAGAAGAGAAGGTGAACCTTACCCATCTCACGGTGGACGTTTCACTGGAGAACCAGCTTACTTTAAACATGTTTTAAGCGCTGCTAAAATGTTACTTGATGAAACAAACACTACTCCTGAAGATTATGATTATGCATGTTTCCACCAACCTAACGGTAAATTTTACTTAAGGGCTGGTAAAAAATTAGGATTCTCCTCAGAACAAATTGAAAGAGGATTACTCACTCCTAATATTGGAAACACTTACTCAGGTGCTGTACCATTAGCATTATCCAACATTTTAGATGTTGCTGAACCTGGAGATAAAATATTCGTTATCTCATATGGATCAGGTGCTGGAAGTGATGGTTTCAGTATTACTGTCAAAGATGAAATTGAAGAAAGAAGAGAATTAGCTCCAAAAACAGAAGATATTATCAGCAAAAAAACCTATGTTGATTACGCTGTATATGCTAAATTCAAAGGTAAAATTAAAATGTAA
- a CDS encoding thiolase domain-containing protein, with product MRDVAIVGVSQTKFGELWDSSFRDLIAEAGVKALVDAEMDGADIEAMFVGNMSSGLFVEQEHIAALISDHVGLNPIPTTRVEAACASGGLALRQGIMAVASGFHDVVISAGVEKMTDVVDATPAIATASDKEWEAQQGATFPSLYAMIAKRHMYEYGTTREQLAQFSVINHKNASKNPNAQFPFEITVDKVLNATMVADPLTLFDCSPVSDGAAAVIMVPAEDAKKYTDTPIYVKASAQASGTLTLHDRKDLTTIEATKVASRKAYDMAGVTQKDIDLTEVHDCFSINGLLAVEDLGFAEKGKGGIAIEEGQTEIDGDFPINTSGGLKARGHPLGATGIAQAAEVVWQLRGEAGGRQVDGAEIGMTHNIGGTGGTAAVHIFGRDL from the coding sequence ATGAGAGATGTTGCTATTGTAGGAGTTTCACAAACAAAATTCGGTGAATTATGGGATTCATCATTTAGAGATTTAATTGCTGAAGCTGGAGTAAAAGCTTTAGTTGATGCTGAAATGGATGGTGCAGATATTGAAGCAATGTTCGTTGGAAACATGTCCTCTGGACTTTTCGTAGAACAAGAACACATTGCGGCTCTTATTTCTGACCACGTTGGTCTTAACCCAATTCCAACCACAAGAGTTGAAGCTGCTTGTGCATCTGGTGGTTTAGCTTTAAGACAAGGAATCATGGCTGTTGCATCAGGATTCCACGATGTAGTAATTTCTGCAGGTGTAGAAAAAATGACTGATGTCGTTGATGCTACTCCAGCTATCGCTACTGCATCTGATAAAGAATGGGAAGCACAACAAGGAGCTACTTTCCCATCATTATATGCAATGATTGCTAAAAGACACATGTATGAATATGGTACTACTCGTGAACAATTAGCACAATTTTCAGTAATAAACCATAAAAATGCATCTAAAAACCCAAATGCACAATTCCCATTTGAAATTACTGTGGATAAAGTTTTAAATGCTACTATGGTTGCAGATCCGTTAACATTATTTGACTGTTCTCCTGTATCTGACGGAGCAGCAGCTGTTATTATGGTACCTGCAGAAGATGCTAAAAAATACACTGACACTCCAATTTATGTAAAAGCTTCCGCACAAGCTTCTGGAACCTTAACTTTACATGATAGAAAAGATTTAACTACTATTGAAGCTACTAAAGTTGCATCCAGAAAAGCTTACGATATGGCTGGAGTTACTCAAAAAGACATTGACTTAACTGAAGTTCACGATTGTTTCTCAATCAACGGACTTTTAGCTGTAGAAGACTTAGGATTTGCTGAAAAAGGTAAAGGTGGAATTGCTATTGAAGAAGGACAAACTGAAATTGATGGTGACTTCCCAATCAACACATCCGGTGGTCTTAAAGCACGTGGACACCCATTAGGTGCAACTGGTATTGCTCAAGCTGCTGAAGTAGTATGGCAACTTAGAGGAGAAGCTGGTGGTCGTCAAGTAGACGGTGCAGAAATCGGTATGACTCACAACATTGGAGGTACTGGTGGTACTGCAGCTGTACATATTTTCGGAAGAGATTTATAA
- a CDS encoding DUF1848 domain-containing protein — MIINTGSRTDIPAFFSKWFLNRVDEGFVCTRNPYNDDIYKYPLDSKIIDCLCFCTKNPKPLLKNIENLDKFRQYWFVTITPYGKDIEPNVPDFKSVMKSFKELSNHLGIKKVSWRYDPIFISEKYDLDFHIETFAKMADELGDYTNDCTISFIDLYQKVLRNFPEANEVTKDVMLTIGCEFSKVAKDHNIKMKTCVEGTLLDQFGFDSSGCMTQEVIENAIDKNLNIPNGKYRIRECNCIFGRDIGAYNTCLHGCKYCYANSIEIIYYFFLTTDTNFIFLNN; from the coding sequence ATGATAATTAATACAGGTTCCAGAACTGATATCCCAGCTTTTTTTAGTAAATGGTTCTTGAACAGAGTTGATGAAGGATTTGTCTGTACTCGTAATCCTTATAATGATGATATTTACAAATATCCATTGGATTCTAAAATTATTGACTGTTTGTGCTTTTGTACTAAAAATCCAAAACCTCTACTTAAAAATATTGAAAATTTGGATAAATTCAGGCAATACTGGTTTGTTACAATAACTCCTTATGGTAAGGACATAGAACCTAATGTACCTGATTTTAAAAGTGTAATGAAATCTTTTAAAGAGCTTTCAAATCATTTGGGAATTAAAAAAGTATCCTGGAGATATGATCCAATTTTTATCTCTGAAAAATATGATTTGGATTTTCATATTGAGACATTTGCTAAGATGGCAGATGAACTTGGTGATTATACAAATGATTGCACAATAAGTTTCATTGATTTATATCAGAAAGTGTTGAGAAATTTTCCAGAAGCTAACGAAGTCACAAAAGATGTAATGTTAACTATTGGTTGTGAATTTTCAAAAGTTGCAAAAGATCATAATATCAAAATGAAAACTTGTGTTGAAGGGACATTGCTGGACCAATTTGGATTTGACTCAAGTGGATGCATGACTCAAGAAGTAATTGAGAATGCAATTGATAAAAATTTGAATATACCTAACGGAAAATATAGAATTCGTGAGTGTAATTGCATATTTGGAAGGGATATTGGAGCATATAATACATGCCTTCACGGATGCAAATATTGCTATGCAAATAGTATAGAAATTATCTACTACTTTTTTCTCACTACAGATACTAATTTTATTTTCCTCAATAATTAA
- a CDS encoding DUF1848 domain-containing protein → MIINVGGRTDIVNYYTPWLLNRIREGYAYSRNPFARENVYKLSLKPKDVDCLLFCSKNYKPILEHIGGIDEKYNILCNYTITAYGKDIEPKVPTINQSIKTLERLSDIVGRNKILWRYDPILLTEKYTVEKHLETFEYMASEISPLVYRCIFSFVDMYKKVEENMPEIIPLTDDDKVRLLKGIGEISEKYNLYTQTCATNESYEKYGIDAAGCTTQEILEQAHDVVYKDVKASGIRENCHCIPSRDIGAYNSCLSECKYCYANRKPDIPKNVIKLHDEKSPLLLGHLKESDKLIDTEVIRYIEPKQTTLFDF, encoded by the coding sequence ATGATAATAAATGTTGGCGGAAGAACAGACATAGTGAACTACTACACCCCATGGCTACTGAACAGGATTCGTGAAGGATACGCATATTCAAGAAATCCATTTGCAAGAGAAAATGTGTATAAGTTAAGTTTGAAACCTAAAGATGTAGATTGCTTGTTGTTTTGTTCCAAAAACTACAAACCTATACTGGAACATATAGGTGGCATTGATGAAAAATACAATATTCTGTGCAACTACACGATTACTGCATACGGCAAGGATATAGAACCTAAAGTTCCAACAATAAATCAATCTATTAAAACGTTGGAAAGACTATCGGATATTGTCGGTAGGAATAAGATTCTCTGGAGATACGATCCGATACTGCTGACAGAAAAATACACAGTTGAAAAACATCTGGAAACATTTGAGTATATGGCTTCAGAAATTTCACCGCTGGTTTACCGATGCATCTTCAGCTTTGTGGACATGTACAAAAAAGTTGAAGAGAACATGCCTGAAATAATTCCACTCACTGATGATGATAAAGTGAGGCTATTGAAAGGAATAGGTGAGATATCTGAGAAGTATAATCTTTATACTCAAACATGTGCAACAAATGAAAGCTATGAAAAATATGGTATAGATGCTGCAGGATGTACAACTCAAGAAATATTAGAACAGGCACATGATGTAGTTTATAAAGATGTTAAAGCTAGTGGAATTAGAGAAAACTGTCATTGCATTCCATCAAGAGATATTGGAGCATATAATTCCTGTTTAAGTGAGTGTAAATATTGCTACGCAAATCGAAAACCGGACATTCCTAAGAATGTTATAAAGTTGCATGATGAGAAATCACCATTATTGCTTGGACACCTAAAAGAAAGTGATAAGCTAATTGATACTGAAGTAATAAGATATATTGAGCCAAAACAGACAACTTTATTTGATTTTTAA
- a CDS encoding restriction endonuclease: MKNMWMVRAGKDAFLIDEFEKRNIVALGWGLGDLEDKSSDDIKRLMQETYPDESKYSLGIASSQVIKFRHMIKKGDYVLSYNPSSRKYLVGEITSDYYYSTDLEDEDIDYIGGHNDTRDVKWLGEVSRDNLSVSTKNTLGAISTLFNINDEARKDILDVLNNKKPAAGEDEEGSEHEDVSILKEDIKDKSIEFIKDKVNKLDSYEMQDLVAGLLRAMGYKTIVSPRGADRGRDIVASPDGLGLEDPVILVEVKHRPNTSMGSQAIRSFKGALKKTNRGIYVSTGGFTTDAKYEAERSEIPIILMDLDRLVKFVIQYYDNFDNDARSLIPLTKIYWPL, translated from the coding sequence ATGAAAAATATGTGGATGGTTAGAGCGGGAAAAGATGCTTTTCTTATAGATGAATTTGAAAAGAGAAATATTGTTGCCCTTGGTTGGGGTCTTGGTGACCTTGAAGATAAAAGTTCTGATGATATTAAAAGACTTATGCAGGAGACATATCCTGATGAGAGCAAATATAGCTTAGGCATTGCTTCTTCACAAGTAATCAAATTCAGACATATGATTAAAAAAGGAGATTATGTTTTATCTTATAATCCATCCAGCCGTAAATATCTGGTTGGGGAGATAACTTCAGATTATTATTATAGTACTGATTTGGAAGATGAAGATATAGATTATATTGGAGGACACAATGATACTCGTGATGTTAAATGGTTAGGTGAAGTCTCTAGAGATAATCTATCAGTTTCAACTAAAAATACTTTAGGTGCAATATCTACATTATTCAATATTAATGATGAAGCTAGAAAAGATATTCTTGATGTTCTCAATAATAAAAAACCAGCAGCTGGAGAAGATGAGGAAGGAAGTGAACATGAGGATGTTTCTATTTTAAAAGAAGATATTAAAGATAAATCTATTGAATTCATTAAAGATAAAGTTAATAAATTGGATTCTTATGAAATGCAGGATTTGGTTGCAGGCTTGCTCCGTGCAATGGGTTACAAGACTATTGTTTCACCAAGAGGTGCTGACCGTGGAAGAGATATTGTGGCTTCACCAGATGGTTTAGGTTTAGAAGATCCAGTCATTCTTGTTGAAGTAAAACATAGACCAAATACTTCAATGGGTTCACAAGCTATCAGAAGCTTTAAAGGAGCATTAAAGAAAACCAACCGAGGAATATATGTATCAACTGGGGGATTCACCACTGATGCCAAATATGAAGCAGAAAGGTCAGAAATACCTATAATACTAATGGACTTGGACAGATTAGTTAAATTCGTCATACAATATTATGATAATTTTGACAATGATGCAAGAAGTCTGATTCCGCTAACAAAAATCTATTGGCCTTTATAA
- a CDS encoding tetratricopeptide repeat protein, whose translation MKIPDDKLEELKRQTIVDNSRLEELIKDMDEGFIGPGKREEFHELLKKSQLFMPVVFGQNMHDALENNHPGEIFVPDGQVGFDINYIKLQGNERAVPLFTSNELLESTGLQSSTIAIFMSDLVKMLKDSDRYSLVAINPFTDLLIQIPFSSFLALFNEISAEQKEAMDKLIHLLKTQSIATPQNIKVVFRDNDNYMKKQAINGLFAPNIPFKASSFPYFQKELKYTNIILIPKNKKILYLGGIVSKDVFDTIIAPETEFELVEEIDEFTTVWKVGKQPFYDELDNNSDNKDFKYWFGKANDLIKNGKLEESIECLDNAIELNSAESLLWYLKGRVLIDLNRCDEAIEILDKAFDLNPLYIRSICTKGMAYEKLGKYNEAMACYDEAMILEPNDDYAYALKGTLYLIHLKDYDNAIKYLNQAKRIEPKNSMTWNNLGDAYLNIGEFEKGLDCCDKALSLDPNNFRAWFTTGEIYYELQEYDKAMEYAMNASEINPLDSDLLIFIDKIKEAKRD comes from the coding sequence ATGAAAATTCCTGATGATAAATTGGAAGAATTAAAAAGACAAACTATTGTGGATAATTCTAGATTGGAAGAATTAATAAAAGATATGGATGAAGGTTTTATAGGTCCTGGAAAACGGGAAGAGTTCCATGAATTACTTAAAAAATCACAACTGTTCATGCCTGTTGTCTTCGGTCAAAATATGCATGATGCACTTGAAAATAATCATCCTGGGGAAATATTTGTACCAGATGGTCAAGTTGGTTTTGATATAAATTATATTAAATTACAAGGAAATGAAAGAGCAGTTCCTTTATTTACAAGTAATGAATTATTAGAAAGCACAGGGCTTCAAAGCTCAACTATCGCAATATTCATGAGTGATTTAGTAAAAATGTTAAAAGACTCCGATAGGTATTCTTTAGTTGCCATTAATCCTTTTACTGACTTGCTTATTCAAATTCCTTTTAGTTCTTTTTTAGCTTTGTTTAATGAAATATCTGCTGAGCAAAAGGAAGCTATGGACAAACTCATACATCTTTTAAAAACTCAATCCATAGCAACTCCTCAAAATATCAAAGTTGTTTTTAGAGATAATGATAACTATATGAAAAAACAAGCTATTAATGGATTGTTTGCACCCAATATTCCATTTAAGGCAAGTTCTTTTCCTTATTTTCAAAAAGAACTAAAATATACAAACATAATTTTGATTCCTAAAAACAAAAAGATTTTGTATCTTGGAGGAATCGTAAGTAAAGATGTGTTTGATACAATTATTGCTCCTGAAACTGAGTTTGAACTTGTTGAAGAAATTGATGAGTTCACTACAGTTTGGAAAGTTGGAAAACAGCCCTTCTATGATGAATTAGATAATAATTCAGATAACAAGGATTTTAAATATTGGTTCGGCAAAGCAAATGATTTGATTAAAAATGGAAAACTTGAAGAATCAATTGAATGCTTAGATAATGCAATTGAATTAAATTCTGCCGAATCTCTTCTTTGGTATCTGAAAGGCAGAGTATTGATTGATTTAAATAGGTGTGATGAAGCTATTGAAATATTGGACAAAGCATTTGATTTAAATCCATTATATATTAGGTCAATATGTACTAAAGGAATGGCTTATGAAAAATTGGGAAAATATAATGAGGCAATGGCCTGTTATGATGAAGCAATGATATTGGAACCTAATGATGACTATGCTTACGCATTAAAAGGAACTTTATATTTAATACATTTAAAAGATTATGATAATGCTATTAAATATTTAAATCAGGCCAAAAGAATTGAACCTAAAAATTCAATGACCTGGAATAATTTAGGGGATGCTTATTTAAATATAGGTGAGTTCGAAAAAGGTTTGGATTGTTGTGATAAAGCACTTTCTCTTGATCCGAATAACTTCAGAGCATGGTTCACTACTGGTGAGATATATTATGAATTACAGGAATATGACAAAGCTATGGAATATGCTATGAATGCAAGTGAAATAAATCCACTAGATTCAGATTTGCTGATTTTTATTGATAAAATAAAAGAAGCTAAAAGAGACTAA